One window of Macrococcus sp. 19Msa1099 genomic DNA carries:
- a CDS encoding Rrf2 family transcriptional regulator, translating to MKISTKGRYGLTLMISLAKRYDKGETVSLKTIAEENHLSDLYLEQLVGPLRNAGLIKSVRGARGGYKLMKHPKEVTTSEIIRLLEGPITPVEGIEDEPPAQKQLWIDIRDAVKKVLDETTLYDLMHYKESSPIEGYMFYI from the coding sequence ATGAAAATATCAACTAAAGGAAGATATGGTTTAACGTTAATGATATCGCTCGCGAAACGATATGATAAAGGTGAAACTGTATCCTTAAAAACGATTGCAGAAGAAAATCATTTAAGTGACTTATATTTAGAACAACTTGTTGGACCACTTAGAAATGCAGGACTCATTAAAAGTGTACGTGGTGCACGTGGTGGTTATAAGTTGATGAAACATCCGAAAGAAGTGACAACGAGTGAAATTATTCGTTTGTTAGAAGGACCGATTACACCAGTTGAGGGCATTGAAGATGAACCGCCAGCACAGAAACAGTTATGGATTGATATTCGTGATGCGGTGAAGAAAGTCCTTGATGAAACGACATTGTATGACTTAATGCATTATAAAGAAAGCAGTCCGATAGAAGGGTATATGTTCTATATATAA